A genome region from Sulfurovum sp. TSL6 includes the following:
- the moaC gene encoding cyclic pyranopterin monophosphate synthase MoaC: MNLTHLDEQNKPKMVDVSDKDNTTRIATASGIIEVGQPAFDAVLENTAKKGPVLQTAVIAAIQGTKQTSTLIPMCHPLMLTSVKTDIEELPDLPGFKLTVTAKLNGQTGVEMEALTGVSVGLLTIYDMLKAIDKGMVIKNVQLENKSGGKSGDFNRA; the protein is encoded by the coding sequence GTGAACCTTACACATCTAGATGAACAAAACAAACCAAAGATGGTCGATGTCTCTGACAAAGACAACACAACACGTATCGCTACGGCAAGTGGGATCATAGAAGTGGGACAACCTGCTTTTGATGCCGTACTAGAAAATACAGCAAAAAAAGGACCCGTGCTGCAAACCGCTGTCATCGCTGCCATCCAAGGAACAAAACAAACCTCAACACTTATTCCTATGTGTCATCCACTCATGCTGACATCCGTAAAAACAGACATCGAAGAGCTTCCGGACCTCCCGGGATTCAAACTCACCGTCACAGCAAAACTCAATGGACAGACAGGTGTAGAGATGGAAGCGCTTACGGGAGTGAGTGTAGGACTACTCACTATTTACGATATGCTCAAAGCCATTGACAAGGGTATGGTGATCAAAAACGTTCAGCTAGAAAATAAATCCGGCGGTAAGAGTGGCGATTTTAATCGCGCATAA
- the tpx gene encoding thiol peroxidase, with translation MATVTFKNDIVCNLAGTEINVGDTAPVTTVVNCDPMLQDETIGGEGKVQLVIAVPSLDTGVCDAETRRFNTEAASLDGVEVITVSMDLPFAAARWCGAAGIDNIKVCSDFRNKDFANNYGVLLADGPLAGIMARVIFVIGKDGKVAYKQVVPEITEEPNYEEALAAAKAAC, from the coding sequence ATGGCAACAGTAACATTTAAAAACGACATCGTATGTAACCTGGCAGGTACAGAAATCAATGTAGGTGACACAGCGCCAGTAACTACAGTAGTAAACTGTGATCCAATGCTTCAAGACGAAACAATCGGCGGTGAAGGTAAAGTGCAATTGGTCATTGCCGTACCATCACTTGATACAGGTGTATGTGATGCAGAAACTAGAAGATTTAACACTGAAGCAGCTAGCCTTGACGGTGTAGAAGTCATTACTGTATCTATGGACCTTCCATTTGCAGCAGCTAGATGGTGTGGCGCTGCGGGAATCGATAACATTAAAGTATGTTCAGATTTCAGAAACAAAGATTTTGCTAACAATTATGGTGTTCTTTTGGCAGATGGACCTTTAGCGGGTATCATGGCAAGAGTTATCTTTGTTATCGGTAAAGATGGTAAAGTTGCGTATAAGCAAGTTGTTCCGGAAATTACAGAAGAGCCTAACTACGAAGAAGCATTGGCAGCAGCTAAGGCAGCTTGTTAA
- the ccoG gene encoding cytochrome c oxidase accessory protein CcoG, giving the protein MESTITTEKSTKNQAKEYLKGWVPYRIKRYWVYVAATVVALLMPWITINGNHLFLLSFDQKKLHLAGVAFDMQELYLMPFLLMLLFLGIFAVTAVGGRAWCGWACPQTIFRVIYRDGIETKLLGLRKKIKNKQKEPDMSKMENKVKSVIAILLWSVLSFVAAANFLWYFVPPEDFFKYLSNPAEHMVLVGVLVSTALFLILDVVFIKEDFCVYVCPYSRVQSVLYDDDTIMAVYDPIRGGEIYEGHGYEREKKFTKQKDLLSVDSSAECTTCESCVTVCPTHIDIRKGLQLECINCLECVDACTSVMGALGKPSLVQWSSEKETLRHEGKTNYFRGKVIAYFAVLMIVLVTLFVMGSKKEHMLLNINKSQRLYKVLDNGVVQNDYIFMFANTDSKDHTYYFEIVGNDKITIKRPSEAFRLGAGQKKKKVVVLETKEQLANNTRKDVPIPIVVRAYATDDKEKIMVEREQVFFYPRADLVKK; this is encoded by the coding sequence ATGGAATCTACAATCACAACAGAAAAATCAACAAAAAATCAGGCAAAAGAGTATTTAAAAGGTTGGGTACCTTATCGTATCAAGAGATATTGGGTCTATGTCGCGGCAACGGTAGTGGCTTTGCTAATGCCATGGATCACGATCAATGGCAACCATCTCTTTTTATTAAGTTTTGATCAGAAGAAGTTGCATTTGGCAGGGGTAGCTTTTGATATGCAAGAGCTCTATCTGATGCCATTTTTGCTTATGCTTCTTTTCCTGGGGATCTTTGCAGTCACAGCCGTAGGAGGTAGAGCATGGTGTGGGTGGGCTTGTCCCCAGACTATCTTCCGTGTGATCTATAGAGACGGTATAGAGACCAAACTTTTAGGATTGAGAAAAAAGATCAAAAATAAGCAAAAAGAACCAGATATGAGCAAAATGGAAAACAAAGTGAAAAGTGTTATTGCTATATTGCTTTGGTCTGTTCTCTCTTTTGTGGCAGCAGCTAACTTTTTATGGTACTTTGTACCCCCTGAAGATTTCTTCAAGTATTTGAGCAATCCAGCAGAGCATATGGTACTGGTAGGTGTGTTGGTGAGTACGGCACTCTTTCTCATTCTTGATGTGGTGTTTATCAAAGAGGATTTCTGTGTCTATGTCTGCCCTTACAGCCGTGTACAGTCTGTACTTTATGATGATGACACTATTATGGCAGTCTATGATCCTATAAGAGGTGGAGAGATCTATGAAGGGCATGGGTATGAGAGAGAAAAGAAATTTACGAAACAAAAAGATCTATTGAGTGTGGACAGTAGTGCGGAGTGTACCACCTGTGAGAGTTGTGTGACAGTGTGTCCTACCCATATTGATATCCGTAAAGGACTCCAGCTTGAGTGTATCAACTGTCTGGAGTGTGTCGATGCCTGTACTTCAGTCATGGGCGCATTAGGTAAACCAAGTTTGGTGCAGTGGTCAAGTGAAAAAGAGACCCTTCGTCATGAAGGTAAAACGAACTACTTTAGAGGCAAGGTCATTGCATATTTTGCAGTGCTTATGATCGTGCTTGTCACACTGTTCGTGATGGGAAGCAAAAAAGAGCATATGCTTTTAAATATTAACAAGAGTCAAAGACTGTATAAAGTACTCGATAACGGCGTCGTGCAAAATGACTATATTTTCATGTTCGCCAATACAGACAGCAAAGATCATACCTATTACTTTGAGATCGTAGGAAATGACAAGATCACCATTAAGAGACCGTCTGAAGCATTTAGACTTGGTGCAGGTCAGAAAAAGAAAAAAGTCGTTGTCTTGGAAACAAAAGAACAATTGGCAAACAATACAAGAAAAGATGTTCCTATCCCTATAGTGGTAAGAGCCTATGCTACAGATGACAAAGAAAAGATAATGGTTGAAAGAGAACAGGTCTTTTTCTACCCTCGTGCAGACCTGGTTAAAAAATAG
- a CDS encoding murein L,D-transpeptidase family protein → MRYLYGCMVLIWLTGCKQPLEPTVVNNQYTLEECKEELLEAEDFSQGESIDKIVVVKKERTMYLYRDNKVMNTLPVSLGKNPIGTKQQQGDNRTPEGEFWISRKLCSPRYYRSLCISYPRPEDKARAARRGVNPGGAVTLHGQPTWNADGKGDSYTLSKNWTQGCVAVTNAAMQELWYAVREGVPIVIR, encoded by the coding sequence ATGCGATATCTCTATGGATGCATGGTACTCATTTGGTTGACAGGATGTAAGCAACCTCTTGAACCTACTGTGGTTAATAACCAATATACGCTAGAAGAATGCAAAGAAGAGTTACTAGAGGCTGAAGATTTTTCTCAAGGTGAAAGTATAGATAAGATTGTTGTGGTGAAGAAAGAGCGTACAATGTATTTGTATAGAGACAATAAAGTGATGAATACATTACCGGTTTCATTAGGTAAAAATCCTATAGGGACAAAACAGCAGCAAGGAGACAATAGGACACCAGAAGGTGAATTTTGGATCTCCAGAAAACTCTGTTCGCCTAGATATTATCGTTCTCTTTGTATCTCTTATCCTCGACCCGAAGATAAAGCCCGTGCTGCCAGAAGAGGTGTGAACCCAGGGGGAGCTGTTACACTTCATGGACAACCTACATGGAATGCAGATGGCAAAGGGGATAGTTATACACTATCCAAAAATTGGACGCAAGGGTGTGTCGCTGTGACAAATGCTGCAATGCAAGAGTTGTGGTATGCCGTGCGTGAAGGTGTACCTATTGTTATACGATAA
- a CDS encoding NAD(P)/FAD-dependent oxidoreductase translates to MSKVLVLGGGFAGVEAAIYLKKHDLDVTLVSDRDYFYIYPTSIWIPTGEVTREEASVPLDMLAMKHGFQLIVDPVAHFEAKTKKVTLQSGRVLEGYPYIVAALGQDKMQLKGMEHTLSICGKPEEATALYERLDTLIQKKEGRIAMGFGGNPKDTSAVRGGPAFEVLFNVDTYLRKRGVRENFELTFFAPMAKPGQKMGEKALVMMEKMFKMTNIKKKVGTKITHFEADGICFEDETKLESDLTMFISAGTGHHILKESGLPLSDAGYVVTNAYNEIKGFDGVYAIGDSASLIGPEWRAKQGHMAEVMAKNVAYNIFNDIQNIDSKQSYSAHLNILCVMDTGNGAAFVYRSDKGGKMIPMPVVGHWLKKMWGWYCRYSKLGKIPRIPGM, encoded by the coding sequence ATGAGTAAAGTATTGGTACTGGGTGGTGGTTTTGCTGGTGTTGAAGCAGCCATTTATCTTAAAAAACATGACTTGGATGTCACACTGGTGAGTGACAGGGATTATTTTTATATCTATCCTACATCTATCTGGATACCTACAGGTGAAGTGACCAGAGAAGAGGCTTCTGTTCCTTTGGATATGCTTGCGATGAAACATGGTTTTCAGTTAATTGTGGATCCTGTTGCGCATTTTGAGGCGAAAACTAAAAAAGTAACCCTGCAGAGCGGTCGTGTACTAGAGGGGTATCCCTATATCGTTGCGGCACTCGGACAGGACAAGATGCAGTTAAAGGGTATGGAGCATACACTTTCTATATGTGGTAAACCAGAAGAGGCTACGGCACTTTATGAACGTTTGGACACATTGATACAGAAAAAGGAGGGAAGAATTGCCATGGGCTTTGGCGGGAACCCTAAAGATACCTCTGCGGTACGTGGAGGGCCTGCGTTTGAAGTACTTTTTAATGTGGATACCTATCTGAGGAAAAGAGGGGTACGGGAGAACTTTGAACTTACGTTTTTTGCGCCTATGGCAAAACCCGGACAGAAGATGGGTGAAAAAGCCTTAGTGATGATGGAGAAGATGTTCAAGATGACGAACATCAAGAAAAAAGTAGGTACTAAGATCACGCATTTTGAAGCAGATGGTATCTGTTTTGAAGATGAGACCAAATTAGAGTCAGATCTGACGATGTTTATATCCGCAGGTACCGGGCATCACATACTCAAAGAGTCTGGACTTCCACTTAGTGATGCAGGGTATGTTGTCACCAATGCGTATAATGAGATAAAAGGTTTTGATGGCGTGTATGCCATTGGTGACTCTGCATCGCTTATAGGACCGGAGTGGAGAGCAAAACAGGGGCATATGGCTGAAGTGATGGCTAAGAATGTAGCGTATAACATTTTTAATGATATACAAAATATAGATTCCAAACAAAGCTATAGTGCACATTTGAATATTTTATGTGTCATGGATACAGGAAACGGGGCAGCGTTTGTCTACCGCAGTGATAAAGGCGGGAAAATGATTCCTATGCCCGTTGTTGGTCACTGGCTGAAAAAGATGTGGGGATGGTACTGCCGTTATTCTAAACTAGGAAAGATCCCCAGAATTCCTGGGATGTAA
- a CDS encoding recombinase family protein: MVYGYMRQVPGFPHLTAQQSDILSFGLKKGLEIDKEVVEYATKNLPLDAREEFEDFLQTMQEGNTVIVSSFYILSDKVEELIKVINCMLSHSVNLWIVDANLLMNKETNMVDIFPLLNALRKEEKEKTNQIGRPKGSKSSSKFDIHQRKIITFLSEGMSVSAIARELDVSRSSLKDYIESRGIKELVDGAWMEMVTSKDVKNMDNIVLICPFEEARKAKEQKVL, encoded by the coding sequence ATGGTTTATGGATATATGAGACAAGTACCGGGCTTTCCTCATTTAACCGCACAGCAAAGCGATATTCTCTCCTTTGGGTTAAAAAAGGGACTTGAGATTGATAAAGAAGTGGTTGAGTATGCGACCAAAAACCTTCCTCTTGATGCTAGGGAAGAGTTTGAGGATTTCTTGCAAACTATGCAAGAGGGCAATACGGTGATTGTCTCTTCTTTTTATATATTGAGCGACAAGGTTGAAGAATTGATAAAGGTGATTAATTGTATGCTGAGTCATAGTGTGAATCTCTGGATCGTAGATGCAAATCTACTGATGAATAAAGAGACGAATATGGTTGATATCTTTCCTTTATTGAACGCATTAAGAAAAGAGGAAAAAGAGAAGACCAATCAGATAGGACGTCCAAAAGGAAGCAAATCAAGTTCCAAGTTTGATATTCATCAAAGAAAGATTATCACTTTTCTAAGCGAAGGAATGAGTGTCAGTGCGATAGCCAGAGAATTAGACGTGAGCCGCAGTTCTTTGAAAGACTATATCGAGTCACGCGGGATCAAAGAACTGGTAGACGGGGCATGGATGGAGATGGTTACATCAAAAGATGTCAAAAATATGGACAACATCGTACTGATTTGCCCATTTGAAGAAGCGAGAAAAGCAAAAGAACAAAAGGTGTTATAA
- a CDS encoding YbeD family protein: MILDDKTPEKPKIEYPTQWGFKLIGRDKEALLKCIKEAMGEKEHLCSLGNSSRTGKFHTYNASCVVETEEERNRIFKYCQDHDDVDMVI, translated from the coding sequence ATGATTTTAGACGACAAAACACCAGAAAAACCGAAGATAGAGTATCCTACCCAATGGGGATTTAAGCTCATAGGGAGAGACAAGGAAGCACTCTTAAAATGTATCAAAGAAGCGATGGGAGAAAAAGAACACCTTTGCTCTTTAGGAAACTCTTCACGGACAGGTAAGTTCCATACCTATAACGCCAGCTGTGTTGTAGAGACAGAAGAAGAGAGAAATCGTATCTTCAAATACTGTCAGGATCATGATGATGTGGATATGGTGATTTAA
- a CDS encoding cadherin domain-containing protein: MFYFIKRILFALLLINFAEAEDCISDTSVYSCNTIINDKTGKSTGGINCKVPNMPNMNIFANDVFDRQGNLKSYFGTGATVCHVLGWLNEGASNLSKVTGMQVDIRDELTLNIHHIPGSVGGQTGGLENLELDSDAFAGYGLGTPKLKYQPDGNRFASHMNTIVVHEFFHIIQGIVKTKYIYEHFDDDEFEGDRGWLLEGSARMFEDIVYDADNPYAEPGFSPMYEGDDIEDILSDIISHSTRYKTFMFWKLLQGHCQLDFYKMLGDPFRNFNDVAQSCSTVPDVYNDKLAGAFVLYNWAMILHNDLSLIEGDELSYIPGIKKKVTKMHKPDFKSHLDLKTMVDSKLPKFSAKSFLLTQETISDACADINLTLNATGDLKLVAVRVSDNGSKDISNNFMMQTNDTPYILTDEDKKGDLFITITNTTAQDIAIDKFQLDKENGEDTPVTTIDGAIETTISWSQSCDINMDLTLEGNNVIQDVKDVEYSGIEHAYVPTEGHIYPNTRYTASATGEKREKSVLEESKLEENPVDIYAIVKTPGGSKFKHYQAHNFGQLNLGEFAVIEVKSKRIESSYTSSGGSSGSSGGSSGGGTSVRTYDECIDSEKKYTCQCVPCEYIIYGLENTVQYGPIGDAEVEIIRADTYGNTNQVVYRGSTSNEEDLFKSGIIKFTKDDYTKFEDEVYYVVDAKGGSDLDRDDDLVKDDTSTPNNGTIHAIIKGSDLKTVSFRVNALTEAIYQVSGDLLGVNYDADKLQGKLATAAKKLFKEKTFIFNNELEINYHDVLLWTPGVDKKKLFKPYDTFVEPIVVKTYADEDRVKESYRLIYEKLDTDAPQLTPLALEIPHTIPNNSIIGKVSIESEGISGIDHIELHGDANSTFSIDKEGLVKVVDASALILDAVYKLDMVAVGLDGKRSISMELIVKVIEGVPLADPNATVPMLESVVLNDILENSPAGTPVGQANFVDTSLNIVSYRLSGEDNSSFSIDNTGEITVANGADIDYEKSDTYTVKVSAINEAGNESFPVSLSFNVINEIDTPLHDLVYLTHLSENVLIGTVVGKIVKLREGRSPITSFDILNPNVPFAIDVNGTIRTTGYINYEDVDEYNLLAIAKTDSGNGNKVDLQILITDIYPETGKPSIQPFTATIDENSYAGIEVGQLDINQGASPVELIELRGTGHSNFTVDVNGTIVVTDNATLDYEEKNTYALQAIAHNANGSSVLVSVDITLNNLSDEAATLKDLTKNIEENIVEGTIVGSVDIVNMGESEIEYFELIGEGNNSFVIDNLGVIRVANSAILDFENQNIFELQVVAHSSTGASLPVAMNIYLKNIPEHVPILKPLIATVEEESPLGTIVGRVEEEIGGDSPILSYELNNTSVFIVTSSGEIILNTPLDASKKDFYELGMTATNSAGVSAPVSIKFNISIPDVIAPVIELIGPSTLSIVEGSIYNDLGARATDNIDGDITSKINVDNPVDTSAPVGTNFIIRYNVEDLAGNVAAELTRSVIIVRDLNINLQDWKANGDGNWVLQEDNRSVLQTLNANPTIFHNNVNSQSEVFELTGGITVKTTGDDDFIGFVLGYNDGDLVRDDVDYLLIDWKQADQTDGKKGLAISRVTGPITPGAWAHNATEGVTELQRGKTLGNIGWKDNTEYIFKIIYTESLVEVYINDVKELNITGTYPDGAYGFYNYSQGEVLYSALFAENTTAIHLVANAGIDKSVAFGSEVILDASGSTSTNQIISYRWLEDGVLLGSEEIVIMDSFSVGEHNITLSIEDIEGNTDIDHVNILITNSL, from the coding sequence ATGTTTTATTTTATAAAAAGAATTTTGTTTGCTCTTCTTTTAATTAATTTTGCTGAAGCAGAGGATTGTATTTCTGATACTTCTGTTTATAGTTGTAATACAATCATAAATGACAAAACAGGAAAATCTACAGGTGGAATTAACTGTAAAGTTCCAAATATGCCGAATATGAATATTTTTGCTAATGATGTATTTGATAGACAAGGAAATTTAAAATCCTATTTTGGTACAGGGGCAACTGTCTGTCATGTTTTAGGATGGCTGAATGAGGGTGCATCAAATCTTTCTAAAGTTACAGGGATGCAAGTAGATATTCGAGATGAACTAACATTAAATATTCACCATATTCCAGGGTCTGTTGGTGGGCAAACAGGAGGGCTAGAGAATCTAGAACTTGACAGTGATGCTTTTGCTGGATATGGATTGGGGACTCCTAAATTAAAATATCAGCCTGATGGGAATCGTTTTGCCTCGCACATGAATACTATTGTAGTACACGAGTTTTTCCATATTATACAAGGTATAGTCAAGACGAAATATATTTATGAACATTTTGATGATGATGAATTTGAGGGTGATCGAGGATGGCTTCTGGAAGGATCAGCTAGAATGTTTGAAGATATTGTTTATGATGCAGATAATCCATATGCAGAACCAGGCTTTAGCCCTATGTATGAGGGCGATGATATTGAGGATATCTTGAGTGATATAATCTCACATAGTACTCGGTATAAAACTTTTATGTTCTGGAAGTTACTTCAGGGACATTGCCAACTTGATTTTTATAAGATGCTTGGAGACCCATTCAGAAATTTCAATGATGTTGCACAAAGTTGTAGTACTGTACCAGATGTTTATAATGATAAATTAGCAGGAGCATTTGTCCTGTATAATTGGGCAATGATCCTTCATAATGATTTGAGCCTAATAGAAGGTGATGAACTTTCTTATATTCCAGGAATCAAGAAGAAAGTAACAAAGATGCATAAACCAGATTTCAAATCTCATTTAGACTTGAAAACTATGGTAGATAGTAAACTTCCAAAGTTTTCGGCAAAATCATTTCTTCTTACTCAGGAAACTATATCTGATGCTTGTGCTGATATTAATTTAACGCTTAATGCAACAGGGGATTTGAAACTTGTGGCGGTAAGAGTGAGTGACAATGGTAGTAAGGATATATCAAATAATTTCATGATGCAAACCAATGACACTCCATATATACTAACCGATGAAGATAAAAAAGGTGATTTGTTTATCACTATTACTAATACAACTGCGCAAGACATAGCTATAGATAAGTTTCAGTTAGACAAAGAGAATGGAGAAGACACGCCTGTAACAACAATTGATGGCGCTATTGAAACCACTATAAGTTGGTCACAGTCTTGTGATATCAATATGGATTTAACGTTAGAGGGAAATAATGTTATTCAAGATGTAAAGGATGTAGAATATAGTGGCATAGAGCATGCCTATGTACCGACAGAGGGGCATATTTACCCAAATACAAGGTATACAGCTTCTGCAACAGGTGAGAAACGTGAAAAAAGTGTGCTAGAAGAGAGTAAACTTGAAGAGAACCCTGTTGATATTTATGCTATTGTAAAAACTCCAGGCGGAAGTAAATTTAAACATTATCAGGCGCATAATTTTGGACAATTGAACCTAGGTGAATTTGCAGTTATAGAAGTAAAAAGCAAACGAATCGAAAGTAGTTATACTTCAAGTGGTGGAAGTAGTGGAAGTAGTGGTGGAAGTAGTGGTGGCGGTACCTCTGTGCGGACATATGATGAGTGTATTGACTCAGAAAAGAAGTATACCTGTCAATGTGTACCCTGTGAGTACATCATTTACGGGTTAGAAAACACAGTGCAATATGGTCCAATAGGAGATGCAGAAGTCGAAATAATACGTGCAGATACATATGGGAATACGAATCAAGTTGTGTATAGAGGCAGCACAAGTAATGAAGAGGATCTTTTTAAGTCAGGGATTATTAAATTTACAAAAGATGATTATACTAAATTTGAAGATGAAGTGTACTATGTGGTAGATGCGAAAGGCGGATCTGACCTCGATAGAGATGATGACCTTGTCAAAGATGATACCTCTACCCCTAATAATGGTACTATTCATGCAATTATTAAAGGTAGCGACCTAAAAACAGTTTCATTTAGAGTGAATGCTTTAACTGAAGCAATTTATCAAGTCAGTGGAGACTTATTGGGGGTCAACTATGATGCCGATAAATTACAGGGTAAATTAGCTACAGCAGCGAAAAAACTTTTTAAAGAAAAAACGTTTATCTTTAACAATGAATTAGAAATTAATTACCATGATGTACTTCTTTGGACACCAGGTGTGGATAAGAAAAAACTCTTTAAGCCTTACGATACCTTTGTGGAGCCTATAGTTGTCAAAACATATGCAGATGAAGACCGTGTAAAAGAGAGTTATAGACTCATTTATGAAAAGTTAGATACGGATGCCCCACAACTTACGCCATTGGCACTAGAAATACCACATACAATACCAAACAACAGCATCATCGGGAAAGTTTCGATAGAGAGTGAAGGAATAAGCGGCATAGACCACATAGAACTTCATGGAGATGCAAACAGTACATTTAGTATAGATAAAGAAGGTTTAGTTAAAGTTGTAGATGCCTCAGCATTGATTCTAGATGCTGTATACAAGCTAGATATGGTAGCAGTGGGTTTAGATGGAAAACGTAGTATCAGTATGGAACTGATTGTTAAAGTTATAGAGGGTGTACCTTTGGCTGATCCTAATGCTACGGTACCTATGTTAGAAAGTGTAGTGCTTAATGATATCCTGGAAAATAGTCCTGCCGGCACGCCAGTTGGACAAGCCAACTTTGTAGATACTTCTTTAAATATTGTAAGCTATAGGCTAAGCGGAGAAGATAATAGCTCTTTTTCTATAGACAATACAGGAGAAATAACAGTTGCAAATGGTGCAGACATTGACTATGAAAAGTCAGATACATATACTGTTAAGGTATCTGCCATTAATGAAGCTGGTAATGAGAGTTTCCCTGTGTCTCTCTCTTTTAACGTAATTAATGAGATAGATACACCATTGCACGATTTAGTGTACTTGACACATCTTTCTGAAAATGTACTTATAGGTACAGTTGTAGGAAAAATAGTCAAACTTAGAGAAGGAAGAAGTCCTATTACCTCTTTTGATATACTTAACCCTAACGTACCGTTTGCTATAGATGTAAATGGTACTATCCGTACAACAGGGTATATTAACTATGAAGATGTAGATGAATACAATCTGCTTGCTATTGCAAAAACAGATAGTGGAAATGGTAATAAAGTTGACCTCCAGATACTTATCACTGATATTTACCCTGAAACAGGAAAACCAAGCATACAGCCATTTACTGCAACCATAGATGAAAACAGTTATGCTGGTATAGAAGTAGGTCAACTAGATATCAACCAGGGTGCAAGTCCAGTAGAGCTTATAGAGTTGCGCGGCACTGGGCACTCTAACTTTACTGTAGATGTCAATGGAACTATTGTGGTAACCGATAATGCAACATTGGATTATGAAGAAAAAAATACATATGCCTTACAGGCTATAGCGCATAATGCAAATGGAAGTAGTGTATTGGTTTCTGTTGATATAACTTTAAATAATCTTAGTGACGAAGCTGCAACGTTGAAAGATTTGACAAAAAATATTGAAGAAAATATTGTTGAAGGTACAATTGTTGGTAGTGTTGATATTGTCAATATGGGGGAAAGTGAAATAGAGTACTTTGAATTAATTGGTGAAGGGAATAATAGTTTTGTTATTGATAATTTAGGTGTGATACGTGTTGCAAATTCTGCCATTTTAGACTTTGAAAATCAAAATATTTTTGAACTTCAGGTAGTTGCACATAGTAGTACAGGAGCCAGTCTCCCTGTTGCGATGAATATTTATTTAAAAAATATACCAGAGCATGTGCCTATTCTTAAACCATTGATTGCTACTGTCGAAGAAGAATCACCACTTGGTACTATAGTGGGGCGAGTAGAAGAAGAAATTGGTGGTGATAGCCCTATACTCTCATATGAATTAAACAATACAAGTGTATTTATAGTTACATCGTCAGGGGAAATCATCCTTAATACCCCATTGGATGCAAGTAAAAAAGATTTTTATGAGCTCGGTATGACTGCTACAAATTCAGCAGGGGTAAGTGCACCCGTAAGCATTAAATTTAATATTTCTATACCTGATGTGATTGCTCCTGTCATTGAATTGATTGGTCCTAGTACTTTATCTATTGTTGAAGGATCCATTTATAATGATTTGGGAGCCAGAGCTACGGACAATATTGATGGAGATATAACAAGTAAAATAAATGTGGATAATCCCGTAGATACTAGTGCTCCTGTAGGAACAAACTTTATAATCAGATATAATGTTGAGGATCTTGCCGGAAATGTGGCTGCAGAACTTACTCGGAGTGTTATCATTGTGAGAGATCTAAATATCAATCTTCAGGATTGGAAAGCAAATGGAGATGGTAATTGGGTATTACAGGAAGATAATAGGAGTGTATTGCAAACGTTAAATGCTAATCCTACAATTTTTCATAATAACGTCAATAGTCAGAGTGAAGTCTTTGAATTAACTGGTGGAATAACAGTCAAAACGACAGGAGACGATGATTTTATTGGTTTTGTCTTAGGCTATAATGATGGAGATCTTGTTCGTGATGATGTGGATTATTTACTTATAGACTGGAAACAAGCTGATCAGACTGATGGAAAAAAAGGTTTAGCCATTTCTAGAGTTACTGGGCCTATCACACCAGGGGCTTGGGCACATAACGCTACTGAAGGAGTAACTGAACTTCAAAGAGGGAAAACATTAGGTAATATTGGATGGAAAGATAATACTGAATATATCTTCAAAATCATTTATACAGAATCACTGGTTGAAGTATATATTAATGATGTAAAAGAATTAAACATTACAGGAACATATCCTGATGGTGCATATGGTTTCTATAACTATAGCCAAGGAGAAGTATTATATTCAGCACTATTTGCAGAGAATACTACTGCAATACATCTTGTTGCCAATGCGGGGATTGATAAGAGTGTAGCATTTGGGAGTGAAGTAATATTAGATGCTTCTGGGAGTACGAGTACAAATCAAATTATTTCATATAGATGGCTAGAAGATGGTGTGCTATTAGGGAGTGAAGAAATTGTTATTATGGATAGTTTTTCTGTAGGTGAACACAATATTACATTAAGTATAGAAGACATTGAAGGGAATACTGATATCGATCATGTAAACATACTAATTACAAATAGCTTATAG